One part of the Alosa alosa isolate M-15738 ecotype Scorff River chromosome 4, AALO_Geno_1.1, whole genome shotgun sequence genome encodes these proteins:
- the gpr61 gene encoding G-protein coupled receptor 61 codes for MEPAATANIPWNASNASHWTLTLPQSNDSEVSGTLSQSLALGAMLLVDLLAIMGNLAVMTVIACTPQLRKFVFVFHLCMVDLLAALVLMPLGMLSDQAFFSEALCRGYLCLSVGLICATILTICAINVERYYYIVYPMRYEVKMTVGLVVTVLVAIWVKAILMSAFPLLGLALQGTGGSGPSLTPGRRRCSLQWTGGSGTSRLVFMVLFTLMYFLCPVLIILVVYCNMFKVARVAAMQQGPVPTWMDTPRQRSESLSSHSSMVASLAGARITPQRTFSGGKAAMVLVAVGGQFLGCWLPYFAFHLYSALVPTSPATLAHLEDVVTWIGYFCFASNPIFYGCLNRQIREELSRQLACLFTWGRPREEQQLPSREASIEENFLQFLQGTGCNLEPRNSQSISGPQKGDDALPPEPLQTSPCLQRPSVDLNIPGQIVEETSEFMEQHHLNNDLNLSENCRRTIPDL; via the coding sequence ATGGAGCCTGCTGCCACCGCCAACATCCCGTGGAACGCCTCGAATGCCAGCCACTGGACGCTGACCTTGCCCCAGTCCAACGATTCAGAAGTGAGCGGCACTCTTTCGCAGTCGCTCGCCCTGGGCGCCATGCTGCTGGTGGACCTGCTGGCAATCATGGGCAACTTGGCCGTCATGACGGTGATCGCCTGCACGCCGCAGCTGCGCAAGTTTGTCTTTGTGTTCCACCTGTGCATGGTGGACCTGCTGGCCGCCCTGGTGCTGATGCCGCTGGGCATGCTCTCGGACCAGGCATTCTTCAGCGAAGCCCTGTGCCGCGGCTACCTCTGCCTGAGTGTGGGCCTGATCTGTGCAACCATCCTCACCATCTGCGCCATCAACGTGGAGCGCTACTATTACATTGTCTACCCCATGCGATACGAGGTGAAGATGACCGTGGGCCTGGTGGTCACGGTCCTGGTGGCCATATGGGTCAAAGCCATCCTCATGTCGGCCTTCCCTCTGCTAGGCTTGGCGCTGCAGGGCACAGGGGGGAGTGGACCCTCCCTGACTCCGGGGCGAAGGCGCTGTTCCCTGCAATGGACAGGCGGCAGCGGGACATCTCGCCTGGTGTTCATGGTTCTTTTCACACTCATGTATTTCCTCTGCCCGGTCCTTATCATTCTGGTGGTCTACTGCAACATGTTCAAGGTGGCCAGGGTGGCGGCCATGCAGCAGGGCCCGGTGCCCACGTGGATGGACACGCCACGGCAGCGCTCTGAGTCCCTCAGCAGCCACTCCAGCATGGTGGCCAGCCTGGCGGGCGCGCGTATCACCCCTCAGCGGACGTTCAGCGGGGGGAAGGCGGCCATGGTCCTGGTGGCGGTGGGGGGCCAGTTCCTGGGCTGCTGGCTGCCGTACTTCGCCTTCCACCTCTACTCAGCACTGGTCCCCACGTCTCCGGCCACCTTGGCCCATCTGGAAGATGTGGTCACCTGGATCGGTTACTTCTGCTTTGCCTCCAACCCCATCTTCTACGGCTGCCTCAACCGCCAGATCCGGGAGGAGCTATCGAGGCAGCTTGCCTGCCTCTTCACGTGGGGCCGGCCACGCGAAGAGCAGCAGCTGCCCAGCCGCGAGGCTTCCATCGAGGAGAACTTTCTGCAGTTCCTCCAGGGCACCGGCTGCAATCTGGAGCCTCGTAACTCCCAGAGCATATCTGGGCCACAGAAGGGGGACGATGCTCTACCCCCTGAGCCCCTACAGACCTCTCCATGCCTCCAGAGGCCTTCTGTTGACTTAAACATCCCTGGACAAATAGTGGAGGAGACATCTGAGTTCATGGAGCAACACCACCTGAACAATGATCTCAACTTGTCAGAGAACTGCCGCAGGACAATACCTGACCTGTAG